A single genomic interval of Suncus etruscus isolate mSunEtr1 chromosome 12, mSunEtr1.pri.cur, whole genome shotgun sequence harbors:
- the MYCN gene encoding N-myc proto-oncogene protein yields the protein MPSCTTAAASTMPGRLCKNPDLEFDSLQPCFYPDEDDFYFGGPDSTPPGEDIWKKFELLPTPPLSPSRAFPESGSQEHGSWASEMMLLPEADLWAEEDAFGLGGLGGLTPNPVILQDCMWSGFSAREKLERAVSEKLQHGRGAPATSGSPATPTPGASACSSNSSPAAAASGSGRGPAAALPAELAHPAAAECVDPTVVFPFPVNKREPAPPPPPVASPAGGVQAVGAATVGSGPSIPTAPGGVPVVVASVRTSGRPASTGEHKALSTSGEDTLSDSDDEDDEEEDEEEEIDVVTVEKRRSSNNKSVTTFTITVRPKNVALGPGRVQPGELILKRSVPIHQQHNYAAPSPYVESEEAPPQKKMKSSSSSSDVSPRPLKSVIPPKAKSLSPRNSDSEDSERRRNHNILERQRRNDLRSSFLTLRDHVPELVKNEKAAKVVILKKATEYVHALQAEEHQLLLEKEKLQARQKQLLKKLDHARTC from the exons ATGCCGAGCTGCACCACCGCCGCCGCATCCACCATGCCCGGCAGACTCTGCAAAAACCCAGACCTGGAGTTCGACTCCTTGCAACCCTGCTTCTACCCGGACGAAGATGATTTCTACTTCGGGGGCCCCGACTCGACACCCCCCGGGGAAGACATCTGGAAGAAGTTCGAGCTGCTGCCCACGCCCCCGTTGTCACCCAGCCGCGCCTTCCCAGAGTCCGGGAGCCAAGAGCACGGGAGCTGGGCCTCGGAGATGATGCTGCTGCCCGAGGCCGACCTCTGGGCCGAGGAGGATGCATTCGGCCTGGGAGGGTTGGGGGGTCTCACCCCCAACCCCGTGATCCTGCAGGATTGCATGTGGAGCGGCTTCTCGGCCCGGGAGAAGCTGGAGCGAGCCGTGAGCGAGAAGCTGCAACACGGCCGGGGGGCACCGGCCACCTCCGGCAGCCCCGCAACCCCAACTCCTGGAGCAAGCGCttgcagcagcaacagcagtcCGGCAGCTGCTGCATCGGGATCCGGCCGGGGCCCCGCAGCTGCCCTGCCCGCCGAGCTCGCGCACCCCGCGGCCGCCGAGTGCGTGGACCCCACCGTGGTCTTCCCTTTCCCCGTGAACAAGCGCGAGCCAGCTCCGCCGCCGCCTCCTGTCGCCTCCCCAGCTGGTGGGGTCCAGGCGGTAGGCGCAGCTACGGTGGGCTCCGGACCGAGCATCCCGACGGCCCCCGGTGGGGTCCCGGTGGTCGTCGCCTCTGTGCGCACAAGTGGCCGGCCGGCCAGCACTGGGGAGCACaaggccctgagcacctctggagaGGACACCCTGAGCGActcag ATGATGAGGATGATGAAGAGGAAGACGAAGAGGAAGAAATCGACGTGGTGACAGTGGAGAAGCGCCGCTCCTCGAATAACAAGTCGGTCACCACCTTCACCATCACCGTTCGCCCCAAAAATGTTGCCCTAGGTCCAGGCAGGGTCCAGCCTGGGGAGCTGATCCTGAAGCGCTCGGTGCCCATCCATCAGCAGCACAACTACGCCGCCCCATCTCCGTACGTGGAGAGCGAGGAGGCACCCCCACAGAAGAAGAtgaagagcagcagcagcagcagcgacgTGTCACCGCGTCCCCTCAAGAGTGTCATCCCCCCCAAGGCTAAGAGCCTGAGCCCCCGCAACTCCGACTCGGAGGACAGCGAGCGTCGCCGCAACCACAACATCCTGGAGCGCCAGCGGCGCAATGACCTGCGTTCCAGCTTCCTCACGCTTAGGGACCATGTGCCAGAGCTGGTGAAGAACGAGAAGGCCGCCAAGGTGGTCATTTTGAAAAAGGCCACCGAGTACGTCCATGCCCTGCAGGCCGAGGAGCACCAGCTCTTGCTGGAGAAGGAGAAGTTGCAGGCCAGACAGAAGCAATTGCTCAAGAAACTGGACCACGCACGGACTTGCTAA